One Sphaerisporangium krabiense DNA segment encodes these proteins:
- the dpdH gene encoding protein DpdH, whose product MTGNAQRPRTRSVRSLFSRITMADLRNYLCWVPETASATISTEAVNPSAGVFLATHAPLRIRRSLINGRSLTPTNATADERIVLQDFLEAKSNTGTLLMPVVGDSGSGKSHLVRWVREHIPPSVRRRVIYLEKTETSLKSVVEKLLEGAEGDSLDQLRKDVRSFSEGMTEESLSRRLVNALNEALAKTGSDEVPSKQARILSGPKGLAAILQDPYIQQYLLASGKYIPQYAAQLLNNRDLDKPERPPGFSVEDLPLDVQEVKQASIIAQRLLAKLLSTPSLQQDAVNMLNEHMEHAVKSASNIGVGRLVQAMLEVRKTYAKQGKEIILLVEDFALIQGVQRELLEALTEAATREGRQRYASMRTLMAVTTGYFRDLPETVMSRVAASTTGYVYDLDRVFDKANTGIEEIASFAGRYLNAARVGREALEKAGGQDFSNACESCSFKIECHESFGQTSEGYGLYPFNRSSLLRMVHSIAPPDRPWAFVPRSFLGNVIRPVLVDSANEIRDGAFPTARFRERFQTAEIDPALPTSVDEFIGNHNNADPDRHRLILEFWADAPANPGRIEEGIRQAFGLPNFGDDSLPTSSDGDNNRGAGAVNKTVPPPLSDPVSTSLKRRLQSLEDWASRDKPLDSNLSRELRTLVVDAVTRRYLWSSPLMKELGRGEIDKVWPAKATTVSIRGATENIAGAEKAPISFSKNAANSQFFQSLLLSQAGVPGARSEATWRLASIAERYAGIFSKALVESLESSDESLVIGLRVSLMGAALAGRVWPGMSDTDLTDAAFDDGSTWNRRDLESRVPAWRQLLERHLRERPTLVAALRSRLGISQGATGSVRMIDAARALPLVLEAARSWRWDASGGVPKWVGNTTVSGLNGLGSVVGEETSRLKETVAEIRSRAPRGAEGKATVDAVRASLEAADTVGLSPNLVERQRILQLAAAAESADWRTVAVAERDLEAIASTSAEGRFEKEFVAAARDHGTSLQAIRHFLMASDTWLTRALADASERTDAMGDSVTEEVQRLLQEWVDLIGTDGTKE is encoded by the coding sequence ATGACCGGGAACGCCCAGCGACCCCGCACACGTTCAGTTCGGTCACTGTTTTCAAGGATTACAATGGCTGACCTTCGCAATTACCTCTGCTGGGTGCCCGAAACTGCATCTGCGACAATCAGCACAGAGGCAGTTAACCCGTCCGCTGGGGTTTTCCTCGCGACGCACGCCCCACTGAGGATCAGGCGTTCGCTTATCAATGGTCGTTCTCTGACGCCAACGAACGCGACCGCCGACGAGCGAATCGTTCTGCAAGACTTCCTGGAAGCCAAATCGAACACAGGCACTCTCTTGATGCCAGTGGTCGGTGACTCCGGATCCGGAAAATCTCACTTGGTCCGGTGGGTGCGGGAACATATTCCCCCCTCTGTGCGACGGCGAGTGATCTACCTCGAGAAGACGGAGACCAGTCTCAAATCCGTCGTGGAGAAACTTCTCGAGGGCGCCGAAGGAGATTCTCTAGATCAACTCCGCAAGGACGTCCGCTCTTTCAGCGAGGGGATGACCGAGGAGAGTTTGTCGCGCCGCCTTGTCAATGCGCTGAATGAGGCACTTGCGAAGACCGGGTCAGATGAGGTGCCATCCAAGCAGGCGCGCATCCTTTCCGGCCCGAAAGGGCTCGCGGCAATCCTCCAAGACCCTTACATTCAGCAATACCTCCTCGCCTCCGGAAAATACATACCGCAGTACGCGGCCCAACTTCTGAACAATCGAGATCTGGACAAGCCTGAGCGTCCCCCGGGCTTCTCGGTCGAAGACCTTCCACTGGATGTTCAGGAGGTGAAGCAGGCTTCGATTATTGCACAGCGACTCCTGGCGAAACTGCTATCCACGCCGAGCCTTCAGCAGGACGCCGTCAACATGTTAAATGAGCATATGGAACACGCCGTAAAAAGTGCTTCCAATATCGGGGTTGGTCGACTTGTCCAGGCGATGCTCGAGGTTCGAAAGACCTATGCAAAGCAGGGCAAGGAGATCATCCTCCTAGTGGAGGACTTCGCGCTTATTCAGGGTGTGCAGCGCGAACTCCTGGAAGCACTCACCGAAGCGGCAACCCGAGAGGGACGTCAACGTTACGCAAGTATGCGTACGTTGATGGCGGTGACCACCGGTTACTTCCGAGACCTTCCAGAAACCGTGATGAGTCGGGTAGCTGCCTCCACCACGGGTTACGTCTATGATCTCGATCGAGTTTTCGATAAGGCAAACACTGGGATAGAAGAGATCGCCTCGTTCGCAGGCCGATACCTCAACGCCGCACGTGTCGGCCGAGAAGCTCTCGAAAAAGCTGGCGGGCAGGACTTCTCCAACGCCTGCGAGAGTTGCTCCTTCAAGATCGAATGCCACGAGTCATTCGGCCAAACGAGCGAGGGATACGGTCTCTACCCGTTCAACCGCTCCTCGCTTCTCCGCATGGTTCATTCGATTGCTCCACCCGACCGGCCCTGGGCGTTCGTGCCCCGTAGCTTCCTTGGCAACGTCATTCGTCCGGTCCTGGTCGACTCGGCCAACGAAATTCGAGACGGCGCCTTCCCCACCGCACGCTTCCGCGAGCGGTTCCAAACGGCAGAGATCGACCCTGCTCTGCCGACAAGCGTCGACGAGTTTATCGGAAATCATAACAATGCCGACCCGGACAGGCACCGACTCATTCTCGAGTTCTGGGCGGATGCCCCAGCCAATCCCGGGCGTATCGAGGAGGGTATCCGGCAAGCGTTCGGCTTGCCTAACTTTGGGGACGATTCGCTCCCAACGAGTAGCGATGGTGATAATAATCGAGGCGCAGGGGCGGTCAACAAGACCGTCCCTCCACCTCTGAGCGACCCGGTCTCGACTTCGCTCAAGAGAAGACTGCAATCGCTCGAAGATTGGGCGTCGCGCGACAAACCACTTGATTCAAATCTCTCTCGGGAGTTGCGCACCCTGGTGGTGGATGCGGTCACCCGCCGTTACCTTTGGTCTTCCCCTCTCATGAAGGAATTAGGCAGGGGCGAGATCGATAAGGTTTGGCCTGCCAAGGCAACCACTGTCTCGATCAGGGGAGCAACGGAAAACATTGCTGGAGCTGAAAAGGCGCCAATCTCCTTCTCCAAGAATGCGGCTAACAGCCAGTTCTTTCAGTCGTTGCTGTTGTCGCAAGCGGGAGTCCCTGGCGCGCGTTCGGAGGCGACCTGGCGACTGGCGAGCATCGCCGAGCGCTACGCTGGAATCTTTTCCAAAGCGCTTGTAGAATCCCTCGAGAGTTCTGATGAGAGCCTCGTCATAGGTCTAAGGGTTTCGCTTATGGGCGCAGCGCTGGCCGGCCGAGTCTGGCCCGGGATGAGCGATACCGACCTCACGGATGCTGCTTTCGACGATGGCAGCACCTGGAACCGCAGGGACCTGGAGTCTCGGGTTCCGGCCTGGCGCCAACTACTTGAAAGGCACTTGCGTGAACGCCCAACGCTGGTGGCGGCTCTCCGATCACGCCTGGGGATCAGCCAAGGGGCGACAGGTTCCGTGCGCATGATCGATGCTGCCCGAGCGCTGCCACTCGTCCTGGAAGCTGCGCGGTCTTGGCGTTGGGATGCCTCGGGCGGAGTGCCCAAATGGGTCGGCAACACTACCGTCTCAGGACTCAACGGCCTCGGTAGTGTGGTCGGCGAGGAGACCAGCCGACTCAAAGAGACTGTCGCGGAGATCAGATCGCGCGCGCCGCGTGGCGCTGAAGGCAAGGCCACGGTGGACGCTGTCCGAGCCAGCCTCGAAGCCGCTGACACCGTCGGTCTGTCGCCGAACCTAGTGGAGCGGCAGAGGATTCTTCAACTGGCCGCAGCCGCCGAGAGCGCGGACTGGCGTACGGTAGCCGTTGCTGAACGGGATCTCGAAGCCATCGCCTCTACATCGGCAGAGGGCCGGTTCGAGAAGGAGTTCGTAGCGGCCGCTCGTGACCATGGCACGAGTCTCCAAGCGATCCGCCATTTCCTGATGGCCTCGGATACCTGGCTGACACGAGCACTCGCAGATGCCAGTGAGCGGACGGACGCCATGGGTGACTCGGTCACAGAGGAAGTGCAGAGGCTTCTCCAGGAGTGGGTGGATCTGATCGGGACGGACGGCACCAAGGAATGA
- the dpdJ gene encoding protein DpdJ, giving the protein MKDALSREFAGQLLNALEDRELPLLAWGITDRALSEEEVRDVIFTVLGEQQPPLEMNVDDVLDELVDHALLFKLPATSPPRYRSRFAEALRLTANLRQLFDWRQRDGSFPHNWWSRGRPLVADYRIHTAKRRYPRRDIPVSQAVERFRSVANWGALQDAIAIAQIGNRQLSRFQVAATSAIYSSLSHDRSSGIIVGAGTSSGKTLSFYLPAFAAMAEAARPNRRSLHTLALYPRKELLRDQLRTAIATAADLTPRLARMKRRPLRVGALYADTPSKADALDMPNNMARRAWKQRDAGLVCPYLSCPKCPKGELLWTHADRKAGRELLKCVKCAYVIPDGALALTRKSLREQPPDLLFTTTEQLNRNSSNAGLGKLLGWTGHDVPRLVLLDEVHTYSGTQGAQVALLLRRWRHAIRRPVTFVGLSATLKDAGRFFAELTGLHDHTVEYVKPADDELEEEGREYSIALRSDPTSGASHLSTSIQTAMLLGRILDMEGQSLLYGSTGFLFTDDLDVTNRFYNNLRDAEGGQTRSGFRKRRKPVLAGLRAPNIPQWSERLRDGQSWDLIEKIGHTLDAELNMGDLRIGRTSSQDAGMDLNANLTVATASLEVGFDDPRVGLVLQHKAPYDAAAFIQRRGRAGRTRGTRPITIVTLSDYGRDRLSYQGYETLFAPELSARRLPIHNRYVLKIQATQSLLDWLAFTLRKQSSWDDPRYLLTAPIQQGDGRNPVAAEQLAGLLENLLNVQELQDNLAKHLAAALNITGEEAQALLWEEPRSLLLSVVPTSLRRLKTGWHGLRRDPGTAPHSMLPEFVTRSLFDPLNAPEVEFDLPFDTGSAEERLPIAKALREAVPGRVSRRYGVQRDEHRTWIPVPESGNALELTEALVPACVNEGIWHPQDHVFPNGIAVVRPYQLKLSEPLSEIADRSQGVPQWATEVRVPEGRDPYPGDVPLATAWRNRIRSIGFSTHAAGNPVEIRRMTYGAKCDIAVERHAGTDRRTVRYTLDGKPAALGFQLEVDAVRIELEPIDLHTDTIRKYLTSPTWRSQAFFRAVTEDQELATVTNSFKRAWLYLIYITAFSLAGLDGTRTPKEVRAALADGSWRNDLSKIFGVLYREDELESPAEVSSKLVAELIQLSHDPTVIATLERSSHLLTEDAVATMTADLARRSYRDTLAAAILAATLRACPDAQEQDLIIDVLPGTGMDSDVVWITETAIGGLGIIEKLVTEYAAAPEAFWSLVLDAMRPNAYEYTDGTVTRLLRNIVEEAPQGPAATAIAELRSAGSADQAAGALRKLRDAWTDLDGTPRHSAVATLSTRLLRPGSNPGTDRTTLRLLDGWSHLESRLGIEVDARVIAYAVGAGRMNVGRSGLSADQIFGMLWPRGFDARSQHLRHYQPYVDYEHPPVLDRLLLEKIVDEHLPRIDLTHPDWERAYQSSLGSDPLGAVELTCPASDSRRLGEVLRRVPALPVDRDVLRTYGEVTGVRRAAGLFVVRIELQEVAR; this is encoded by the coding sequence GTGAAGGATGCCCTGAGCCGAGAGTTCGCGGGGCAACTGCTCAACGCCCTGGAAGATCGAGAACTCCCTCTCCTGGCCTGGGGGATCACCGATCGGGCGCTTTCCGAAGAAGAGGTGAGGGACGTCATCTTCACGGTCCTCGGCGAGCAGCAACCACCTTTGGAAATGAACGTCGACGACGTTCTCGACGAACTCGTCGACCACGCCCTGCTCTTCAAGCTCCCCGCAACCTCGCCCCCGCGCTATCGCAGTCGTTTCGCCGAGGCGCTCCGACTCACGGCCAACCTGCGCCAACTGTTCGACTGGCGTCAGCGCGATGGATCATTCCCGCACAACTGGTGGAGTCGCGGGCGCCCCCTCGTCGCCGATTACCGCATCCATACCGCCAAACGTCGATACCCGAGACGCGACATCCCGGTAAGCCAGGCGGTTGAACGCTTTCGTTCGGTCGCCAACTGGGGTGCGCTGCAGGACGCGATCGCGATTGCGCAAATAGGGAACCGGCAACTGAGCCGCTTCCAGGTCGCGGCGACATCCGCCATCTACTCCTCCCTCAGCCACGACCGGTCCTCGGGCATCATCGTTGGCGCGGGAACCAGTAGTGGTAAAACTTTGTCCTTCTACCTCCCTGCGTTTGCCGCGATGGCTGAGGCGGCGCGACCGAATAGGCGGAGTCTCCATACTCTAGCTCTCTACCCGCGAAAGGAACTGCTCCGGGACCAACTCCGTACGGCGATTGCCACCGCTGCGGACCTAACACCGAGGCTTGCCCGGATGAAACGCCGCCCCCTGAGGGTCGGTGCCCTGTACGCGGACACCCCCAGTAAAGCGGACGCCCTCGACATGCCCAACAACATGGCACGGAGGGCTTGGAAGCAGCGTGACGCTGGCTTGGTCTGCCCGTACTTGAGTTGCCCAAAGTGCCCGAAAGGTGAGCTCCTGTGGACCCATGCCGACCGGAAGGCCGGCCGCGAACTCCTCAAGTGTGTGAAGTGCGCATATGTGATTCCAGACGGAGCACTCGCGCTCACCCGTAAGTCGCTGCGTGAGCAACCCCCGGACTTGCTGTTCACGACCACAGAACAGTTGAATCGCAATAGTTCAAACGCCGGCCTTGGCAAGCTCCTAGGTTGGACAGGACATGACGTTCCACGACTCGTCCTTCTCGATGAGGTCCACACCTATTCTGGAACTCAAGGCGCCCAGGTCGCCCTGCTGCTGCGGCGATGGCGGCACGCCATCAGGCGTCCCGTCACGTTCGTTGGTTTGAGCGCGACCCTGAAGGACGCCGGTCGGTTCTTTGCGGAACTGACCGGCCTCCATGACCACACGGTCGAATACGTCAAACCCGCCGACGACGAGTTGGAAGAGGAGGGCAGGGAATACTCAATCGCGCTGCGGAGCGACCCCACCTCAGGAGCAAGCCATCTTTCAACCTCGATTCAGACCGCCATGCTACTCGGTCGAATACTCGATATGGAAGGACAGTCGCTCCTCTACGGCTCTACGGGCTTCCTTTTCACAGACGACCTGGACGTGACGAACCGGTTCTACAACAACCTCCGTGATGCAGAGGGCGGACAGACCAGGTCAGGGTTCCGCAAGCGTAGGAAACCCGTTCTCGCCGGGCTCAGAGCACCCAATATTCCGCAGTGGAGCGAGCGCCTCCGCGACGGCCAATCGTGGGACCTGATCGAGAAGATCGGCCACACGCTTGATGCAGAGTTGAATATGGGCGACCTCAGGATCGGGCGTACCTCGAGCCAGGACGCCGGCATGGATCTCAACGCCAACCTGACGGTCGCCACGGCATCGCTTGAGGTGGGTTTCGACGATCCGCGAGTCGGTCTTGTACTTCAGCACAAGGCGCCTTACGACGCAGCGGCGTTCATCCAGAGGCGAGGCCGCGCGGGCAGAACTCGGGGGACGCGGCCGATCACCATCGTCACGCTATCCGACTACGGACGGGACCGCCTGAGCTACCAGGGGTACGAGACGCTCTTCGCTCCCGAACTGAGCGCGCGCCGCCTTCCGATCCATAATCGCTACGTCCTCAAGATTCAAGCTACGCAGTCGCTGCTCGACTGGCTTGCCTTCACTCTGCGGAAGCAGAGTTCTTGGGACGACCCTAGGTATCTGCTCACTGCGCCGATACAGCAAGGCGATGGTCGCAACCCCGTCGCCGCCGAGCAATTAGCCGGATTGCTCGAGAATCTCCTCAACGTGCAAGAGCTACAAGACAATCTGGCCAAGCACCTTGCGGCCGCGTTGAACATCACGGGTGAGGAGGCGCAGGCTCTGCTCTGGGAGGAACCGCGCTCGCTGCTTCTCTCAGTTGTCCCTACCTCTCTTCGGCGGCTCAAGACCGGGTGGCATGGCCTTCGTCGTGATCCAGGAACAGCGCCACACTCCATGCTGCCGGAGTTTGTTACTCGCTCCCTGTTCGACCCTCTCAACGCTCCTGAGGTCGAGTTCGATCTGCCCTTCGACACCGGATCAGCGGAGGAACGTCTGCCGATCGCGAAGGCGCTCAGGGAAGCGGTCCCCGGGAGAGTCAGTCGACGCTACGGAGTTCAACGGGACGAGCACCGTACATGGATTCCCGTGCCAGAGAGCGGCAACGCCCTCGAACTGACCGAAGCCCTGGTACCTGCCTGCGTCAACGAGGGCATTTGGCACCCTCAGGACCACGTCTTCCCCAACGGCATCGCGGTGGTCCGCCCGTACCAGTTGAAGCTAAGTGAACCACTGAGCGAGATCGCTGACCGTTCGCAGGGCGTCCCGCAGTGGGCGACCGAGGTGAGGGTGCCGGAAGGCAGGGACCCATACCCAGGCGACGTGCCCCTCGCAACGGCGTGGCGGAATCGCATCAGAAGTATCGGGTTCAGTACCCATGCCGCCGGAAACCCGGTTGAGATCCGACGTATGACTTATGGCGCGAAGTGCGATATCGCCGTCGAGCGCCATGCTGGGACGGATCGGCGGACGGTGCGGTACACCCTCGACGGAAAGCCTGCGGCGTTGGGCTTCCAACTCGAGGTTGACGCTGTCCGTATCGAACTCGAACCGATCGATTTGCACACGGACACCATCAGGAAGTACTTGACATCGCCGACATGGCGATCCCAAGCCTTCTTCCGGGCCGTCACCGAGGATCAAGAATTGGCCACGGTCACCAACTCCTTCAAGCGGGCATGGCTCTACCTCATTTACATCACGGCCTTCTCCCTCGCAGGCCTCGACGGAACCAGGACTCCGAAAGAGGTACGTGCCGCGCTCGCAGATGGAAGCTGGCGAAACGACTTATCAAAGATCTTCGGCGTTCTCTACCGCGAGGATGAACTTGAGAGTCCGGCCGAAGTCAGCAGCAAACTCGTCGCCGAACTTATCCAGCTGAGCCATGACCCAACGGTCATCGCAACACTGGAGCGCAGTTCTCATCTCCTCACAGAAGATGCCGTGGCTACGATGACCGCGGATCTCGCACGCCGCTCCTATCGGGACACTCTGGCGGCGGCGATCCTCGCCGCAACCCTGCGCGCGTGTCCCGATGCTCAGGAACAGGATCTGATCATTGACGTCCTGCCCGGGACCGGGATGGATTCGGACGTCGTCTGGATCACGGAAACGGCGATCGGTGGCTTGGGAATCATCGAGAAGTTGGTGACCGAGTACGCCGCGGCCCCGGAAGCCTTCTGGTCGCTGGTCCTCGATGCTATGAGGCCGAACGCATACGAGTACACCGACGGCACGGTCACCAGGTTGTTGAGGAACATTGTGGAGGAGGCTCCGCAAGGACCGGCGGCTACCGCGATAGCTGAACTGCGGTCAGCGGGTTCGGCTGATCAGGCGGCAGGCGCCCTACGCAAACTGCGTGATGCGTGGACAGATCTTGATGGCACTCCACGCCACAGCGCTGTCGCCACACTGTCCACCCGATTGCTCCGACCGGGCAGCAACCCGGGAACAGACAGGACCACGTTGCGTCTCCTCGATGGGTGGAGCCACCTGGAATCACGTTTGGGGATCGAGGTCGACGCGCGAGTGATCGCCTATGCGGTCGGCGCCGGCAGGATGAACGTGGGACGGTCCGGGCTCAGCGCGGATCAGATCTTCGGCATGCTCTGGCCACGGGGATTCGACGCGCGATCCCAGCATCTGAGGCACTACCAGCCCTACGTAGACTACGAACATCCGCCTGTTCTCGATCGTCTCCTCCTGGAGAAGATCGTCGACGAGCACCTTCCGCGAATCGACCTTACACATCCTGACTGGGAACGGGCGTATCAAAGCTCGCTCGGAAGCGATCCCCTTGGCGCTGTCGAACTCACCTGCCCGGCGAGCGATTCCCGCCGTCTCGGCGAGGTGTTGCGTCGAGTACCGGCACTGCCCGTGGACCGCGACGTCCTCCGCACGTACGGCGAGGTGACCGGTGTGCGGCGTGCAGCCGGCCTCTTCGTCGTCAGGATCGAACTGCAGGAGGTCGCTAGGTGA
- the dpdK gene encoding phospholipase D-like domain-containing protein DpdK, protein MTPLERTVRTGKNLGLRAENIVGTALIGELLDPGKTLWVVSGWISDVKVIDNSQGAFDSILGDDPPNVCRLSHMLALVAATGTKVCVATRPNPHNTTFLDHISEAIRNENRLRIIRDPNMHEKTLCGNGWIMTGSMNFTKSGMGNNEESVTYRTGDPSVAQAHIDFRARWKETE, encoded by the coding sequence GTGACGCCGTTGGAGCGCACGGTTCGTACCGGCAAGAACCTCGGCCTCCGAGCCGAGAACATCGTTGGTACCGCCCTGATCGGCGAACTCCTCGACCCGGGCAAGACTCTCTGGGTCGTGTCCGGGTGGATCTCGGACGTCAAGGTAATCGACAACAGCCAGGGCGCCTTCGACTCGATCCTCGGCGATGATCCGCCGAATGTCTGCAGGCTCTCACACATGCTCGCACTCGTAGCCGCCACGGGTACGAAGGTCTGTGTCGCTACGAGGCCTAACCCGCACAACACGACATTTCTCGACCACATCAGCGAAGCGATCAGGAACGAGAACCGACTCCGGATCATTCGTGACCCCAACATGCACGAGAAGACACTGTGCGGGAACGGCTGGATCATGACGGGCTCGATGAATTTTACGAAGTCGGGCATGGGGAACAACGAAGAATCTGTTACCTACCGCACCGGCGATCCAAGCGTAGCCCAAGCACACATCGACTTTCGTGCGCGCTGGAAGGAGACGGAGTGA
- the dpdG gene encoding protein DpdG: protein MTLINVDASLPVPMWAVVRLLVHENRPMTLDRTRKLLSPSSLTGGDHKMFDQAISTLLGLGFIQKSEEERISLAGRAATLDGTHWEDFCTVLRKAVFEPELNQVIMKGDKTTGAADLNRALCWFLSLDPTAVTVGANNFEAMQDGALIAEARPAIPNPTRWNRFTSWATTIGLAAPALPTMGDPNHYVPDCTVAIRQTVMEIWEHKANVNAVEFVRSLRDQLPVLPGGAYSRSLGVEDPGDTTAGPALSFALLRGGYEEWLEFGREADAKQLLSIYDRERPATPHTFSSVTVFKDYNG, encoded by the coding sequence ATGACTCTGATCAATGTCGACGCATCCCTTCCCGTACCCATGTGGGCTGTGGTACGACTTCTTGTTCACGAGAATCGGCCAATGACACTGGACCGAACACGCAAATTGCTTAGCCCATCGTCGCTTACTGGCGGTGATCATAAAATGTTCGATCAGGCTATTAGCACACTACTGGGCCTGGGTTTTATTCAGAAGTCCGAGGAAGAACGGATCTCGCTCGCAGGGCGGGCGGCGACCCTCGATGGTACCCACTGGGAAGATTTCTGTACCGTTTTGCGAAAAGCAGTATTCGAACCTGAGTTGAACCAAGTAATCATGAAGGGCGACAAGACTACCGGTGCGGCTGATCTCAATCGAGCGCTTTGTTGGTTCCTCAGCTTGGACCCGACAGCGGTCACAGTCGGGGCGAACAATTTCGAAGCCATGCAGGACGGCGCTTTGATAGCCGAGGCTCGCCCCGCCATCCCCAATCCCACACGCTGGAACAGGTTCACGTCCTGGGCCACCACCATCGGGCTGGCCGCGCCGGCACTGCCCACCATGGGAGACCCCAATCATTACGTACCTGACTGCACCGTGGCTATAAGGCAGACCGTGATGGAGATCTGGGAGCACAAAGCGAATGTCAACGCAGTGGAGTTCGTGCGCTCGCTGCGTGATCAACTGCCGGTCTTGCCGGGTGGCGCCTATTCGCGCTCTCTTGGAGTCGAAGATCCCGGTGACACGACTGCCGGTCCTGCGCTCTCGTTCGCTTTATTGCGTGGAGGCTATGAGGAATGGCTCGAGTTCGGTCGAGAGGCCGACGCCAAGCAGCTGTTGAGCATCTATGACCGGGAACGCCCAGCGACCCCGCACACGTTCAGTTCGGTCACTGTTTTCAAGGATTACAATGGCTGA